The nucleotide sequence aacTTCGTTAGAGTCTATTGCTGTGGAAACTTCTATCTGAGCTGTCTTGGGACCTGCATCTACAGCTGAAGTGTCATGACTCTGAATTTGCTCTGTAATGGTCTCAGATTTCTGGCACTCATTCATTTTCTCAGGCTTTAAGTCATTTTGACAACTAGATTCCATAGGGTTTGATGATAAGCTGGATTGTAAAAGTGCTATTCCCTGAGTTGAGTTGATTTCATTCGAGGACAAGCAAGGCTCAGGTGAACCTTGAGGCTGAGCTGAGCTCACCTCCATTGAATCAAGACTAGTTAAAGCACCACTGTCTGAGTGTTTAACCGTAGGAGTTACACATGGTTCAGCCCATGCTTGTGTCTGGTTTAGTTCCACTTGGCTATCACAAGGTGTAACCGTATCAGATTGGGAATGTTCAGCTGAAGAACTTAAATCTGTGATGACTGCATTTTGAGATATGCTATTGTCTTTTTGAGTAATGTTAACCTCTGGAATGGGTATTACTTTGCTGAAGGCTTCAGTTAAGTTCTCATCTTTTTTCTCTGGCTTATTTGTAGTGATGTCTTGAGGGGGTTCATTTTCTGTTTCAGTAGGAAGTTTAGAAGTGTCTGTCTCCATTTTGGTGGGATTTTGTGAAAAACCACTTTCTGTTATAGTGAGCTGCTGGGACGAGTCTATCTCTGTTGCAAAAGATTGCTGGAAAGAGTCTGTGGTTGTTGCAGTCATCTTCTGGGAAGTGTCTGTCTCTGTTGCAGCCAGCTGCTGGGAAGAGTCTGTGTCTGAAAAGTCTGTGTCTGTTGCAGTGAGATAATAGGAAGAGTCTGTATCTGCTGCAATGGACTCCCAGGAAGAGCCTATCTCTGCTGCAGCAGACAGCTGGGAAGAGTCTGTGATTTGTGCAGTGGACTCCTGGGAAGTGTCTGTGGCAGCTGCAGTTGGCTCAGGGGAGGAGTCTGTTTCTGCTGCAGAGGGCTCTCGAGAAGAGTCCACTTGTGTTGCAACAGGCTGCTGGAAAGAGTCTGTGTCTTTTGCAGTGAGCTCCTGGAAAGAGTCCTCTGTTGCAATGGGCTGCTGGAAAGAGTCTGTCTCTTTTGCAGTGGGCTCCTGGGAAGAGTCTGTCTCTTTTGCAGTGGGCTCCTGGGAAGAGTCTGTATCTGTTGCAGTGGGCTGCTGAGAAGAGTCTGTGTCTGTTGAAGCAGACTTTTGGGAAGTGTCTGTGACTGCTGCAATGGGCTCAGGGCAAGAATCTGTCTCTGTTGCAGTGGACTTCTGGGAGGAGTCTGTGTCTGCTGAAGTGGTCTCTTGAGAAGGGTCTACCTCTGTTGCAGTGGACGCCTGGGAGGAGTCTGTGTCTGCAGCAGTGATCCCTCGAGAAGAGTCTACCTCTGTTGCAGTGGACATCTGGGAGGAGTCTGTGTCTGCTGCAGTGATCTTTTGAGAAGAGTCTACCTCTGTTGCAGTGGACGTCTGGGAGGAGTCTGTGTCTGCTGCAGTGATCTCTCGAGAAGAGTCTACCTCTGTTGCAGTGGACGTCTTGGAGGAGTCTGTGTCTGCTGCAGTGATCTCTCGAGAAAAGTCTACCTCTGTTGCAGTGAACGTCTTGGAGGAGTCTGTGTCTACTGCAGTGATCTCTCGAGAAGAGTCTACCTCTGTTGCAGTGGACGTCTTGGAGGAGTCTGTGTCTGCTGCAGTGATCTCTTGAGAAAAGTCTACCTCTGTTGCAGTGGATGTCCGGGAGGAGTCTGTGTCTGCTGCAGTGATCTCTCGAGAAGAGTCTACATTTGTTGCAGTGGGCTGCTGGGAAGAGTCTGTGTCTCTTGAAGTTGACTTCAGGGAAGAGTCTGTGAATGTTTCAATAGGCTGCTGAGACAAGACAATCTCTGCTGCAATGGGCTGCTGGGAAGAATCTGTGTCTGTTGAAGTGGACTGCTGGGAAGAGTCTTTGTCTGCTGCATTCAGCATCTGGAAAGAGCCTACCACTGTTGCAGCGGGCTGCTGGGAAGAGTCTGTGACTGTTGCATTGGGATCTTGGGAAGAGCCTGCCCCCAATAAAGGTAGTTGTTTGAAAGGTTCTGTGGAAAGGTCACTTTCTGTTGCAGTGTGGGACTGGGGAGTGTCTGCCTCTGATGCAGTTAGCTGTTTCATTGCATCTACCATTGATGCAGTGGACTGCTGAGAAGTGCCTGTCTCAAATGCAATGGACTTTTGTGAAGGGTTTGCCTCTATTGCATTGGGCTGTTGAGGAGAATCTGTGACTGTTGTAGTGGATTGCAGAGAAGATTCTGTAGCTGCTGCAGTGGGCAGCTGAGAAGAGTCTCTCTCTACCGCTATAGGCTTTTGAGAAGGGTGTGTCTCCATTTGAGTGGGTTCCTGAGAAGAATTTGTGCCTGTTGCAGAACGGTGTTGAGAAGAGTCTGCGGTAGTTGCAGTGGGCTGCTGGGAGGAGTCTGTCTCCATTGCACTGAAATGTTGTGAGGAGGTTGTAGCAGGTGCAATTGGTTGTATGAAGGGTTGTGTACTTTCTTTTGCCATGTGGTGTTGCGTAGAATCTACCACAGATGCAGTGGAGAACTGAGAAGAGCCCATCTCTGCTGCGGTGGGGTGTTCGGAAGAGTTTGCCCTCACTGCAGGGGGATGTTTGGAAAAGTCTGAGGATACTGCAGTGCACTGTTGGGATTTTTCACTTTCTGCTGCAGTGGATTGTTGGCAAAAGTCTGTCCTGGTTTTAGAAGGGGGATGAGAAGAGATTTCCCTTGTTTCAGTAGGCTGAGAACAGGCTGCTTCGATTGTAGTGGAGTGATGTAATGATTCACTTTCTACAGCAGTTGGCTGTTGAAAAGAGTCAGCTTCTGTTGTAACAGGGAACTTTTGTGAAGTTCCACATTCTGTAGCAGTGGGGTGCAGGGAAAACTCTTTACACAGTGAAGTAGGCTCTGTTTTAGATGCAGGAGTGTGTTGAGAAAAGTCTGCCTCTGCTGAAGTAGATTTTTGTGAGGGTTTATTTTCTGGTTTGGTAGAGCCCGCTTccattaaattatactgttgaGAAGAGTTTTCCTCTGTTGCAGAGTGGTGTTGGGAATATGCATTTTCTGTTGTAGATCGTTCAGCCCCTATTGGGGTGgagtgttttaaaaaatctgccCCAGTTTCACTGAGGTGTTGAGAAGAGTCTGCCGGATGTTGGGTGGAACAAATTCCATTTGTAGAAAATGCTCGGGAGGGATTTGTATCTTCGTGGCCATATTTTGAGGGTACACAAGTATCTACAATTGCAAGGTCTGATGTTGATTTATAATCTAGCGGCACAGTATCAGGGCATGTGCTAGAAATATTGGATAAGCTCTGTGCAAGAGTTTGTGAGTCATTTGCAGATAAACTTCCCTCATTTGGCATGGTGTGTAGTGGTGACACACATTTTGTCTGTGGTAACTTTACAGGCGAACAACTCTCAGTCTGAACTGCATGGGAGGGATCTATTTCTTTAGGAATATGATATTGTTTGGGGCCAGATTCTGCTGAGGTTGTATTTAATGCAACAGAATCTACTTTTAAAATGGGGGGTGTCTGGTTTTTAGATGTAGATACTGTTCTTGCTTCTTCTACAGGTTTTAGAGATTGATCAATGTCTcccttgaattttttttcaaggCAGGCAGACTCTTCTGCAAGTTTTTTCTTAAATCTAATTTTTTCAGCATCAGTGGCTCTGTGTAGGATGCCTTTACTTGATTCCTCACATCTGTTGTCTTTGATCTCCGTTACTGTGGCAGTGGTATTTTTTGATTTGAGTGGAGTTTCTGGAGTCTTGAAAACAGGTCCTGTTTTTTTATCTGCATCACTAGTTGAAGGTTTCTCTGGTAGAGTAAACTTTTGGGTGGCTTTTATAGGATTGGTCTGAGAAGACTTTGCTGTTGCAAGTTTGCGTTTGGCTGCTAACTCTTTGAAATACCTCAGTCTACAGTCAGGGTCATTCATATCTATGAAAGAAGATGACTTTTGCAATAGATTAGAAGGGCTTTGGGTATTTCTTTCAGGAACTGTTTGAGGCAGGTCTTTTTCTTGCACATCACTCTTCACTGAATTCCTTCGAAGATTCTGGCAGTTTTCAACCTGACCTACATCCGAAGTTTTACctgttttgttcagttcatCCTCAGGCTGTGCAGACTCTGAGGTGGAGTTATCAAATGTGGCTGACTTTCCAAAACTGCTCCACTGAAAAGGTTGAAATGGAGAACCAGTCCTCCTTTTATCCAAGATTTGTGACACACGAGCTGTAAGTTTTGAAGCTTCATCCCCATCTTTTTCTCCAGCAGTGTCTTTCATGTCTTCTGGCGTATTCAACTCCAAATTCGAACTGAATATCAGCGAATGTCTCAGTCTAGAACTCCTCTGGACTGGTCGGCTGGGCTTCCTCTTGAGGAACTCTTCACTTACCCAGCTAGTCTCTTTAGGTTCTCTATTCTGCGTCTCCTCCACTTTGTCACCCTCAGTGGTGCAAGAAGACTCTGAAGTTGATGCTGGTgttgttttgatgtttatttgtgaTAAGTCAGATGAAGGATTACCTAAAATGTCAGGCAAAACAGAATCATTCTGAATTTGGACAAATTTGGGATTTTCCCTCGGTGAAGGTATCCTGTTAAACTCTCTATTTCCTGGTCTAATTTCAGCACGTACGGGGCCACGAGGTGCTTCCTGCGTAAAACATGGAATGTCATCACATGCACTGGATCCTTCAAGTTCAACTAAATCCAGCTCCCCCGCATCATCATATGCACTAAGGTATGAGCTGATCCTCCAGTCCCGCAGGCCTTGCTTTTGACTCACATCCTGTGGTTTGCGGCTTGCATTGAAGAAACGTTTCTGTTCTGGCGGGTTTGGTTGTGTTGGGGAGGTCTGACATGCATAAGACTGTCCCATGCTATGTCTCCTGAGATTGGACTGCACAGGTGGTAATGCATTTCTTGGACCATGTCCTTCCTCCATCGCAGGCTGAGACTGCAGGTATCTTTGAATATGGTCATAAGCTCCAGGTGGTTCAGCCTCATCTCCCTCACGAGTGTAGCCAGGCCCTGAAAACTGATCGATGTGTTGGCCTTGGCCTCTAAACCTTCCATACACGTCATAACCAGATTGTAATCCAGCTCCCTGGTAAATGCATGGTTCCCTTCCAAATTGGCCGCCCTGCGGCATTGCTCCCTCCATGTATTGGTTTCCTCTCATTGTTGGATGGCTCTGAGGAGGCATGTATTCATAATCAGGTATACTTCCGTAGCTATGCCTTTTAAAGCCAGCCATTTCATTCGGTCCCCTCATTTGCCTTCC is from Labeo rohita strain BAU-BD-2019 chromosome 13, IGBB_LRoh.1.0, whole genome shotgun sequence and encodes:
- the fam83ha gene encoding protein FAM83H isoform X6, translated to MAHRSQCSSAGDNPLDPNYLPPHYREEYRMAVDALVEADLEGYYGFLQEADVVDFLARSELEYIKRMVKAPHHTAQPERRYMAEDVDGSSDTYWPVHSDHDAPSLDLGWPQHYRFVGPTEVTTLVNPSDPEMPSIKEQVRRMIKNAQQVIAVVMDMFTDVDIFADILGAATRGVAVYVLLDEINAHHFVAMVNNCRVNLDAIKFMRVRTVCGSTYYCRTGKTFKGQMMDRFILVDCRAVLSGNYSFMWSFEKIHRCLAHLFLGQLVTTFDEEFRILFAHSEPLVVENVLANMPHYGGEPESYYNTEKSQMFNRKYPTMGMEWAGRTTEDQMKLGYKMLPFRSESIHSASEANPSVQKHMNLHAAPQFRGDPQFIEHGRQMRGPNEMAGFKRHSYGSIPDYEYMPPQSHPTMRGNQYMEGAMPQGGQFGREPCIYQGAGLQSGYDVYGRFRGQGQHIDQFSGPGYTREGDEAEPPGAYDHIQRYLQSQPAMEEGHGPRNALPPVQSNLRRHSMGQSYACQTSPTQPNPPEQKRFFNASRKPQDVSQKQGLRDWRISSYLSAYDDAGELDLVELEGSSACDDIPCFTQEAPRGPVRAEIRPGNREFNRIPSPRENPKFVQIQNDSVLPDILGNPSSDLSQINIKTTPASTSESSCTTEGDKVEETQNREPKETSWVSEEFLKRKPSRPVQRSSRLRHSLIFSSNLELNTPEDMKDTAGEKDGDEASKLTARVSQILDKRRTGSPFQPFQWSSFGKSATFDNSTSESAQPEDELNKTGKTSDVGQVENCQNLRRNSVKSDVQEKDLPQTVPERNTQSPSNLLQKSSSFIDMNDPDCRLRYFKELAAKRKLATAKSSQTNPIKATQKFTLPEKPSTSDADKKTGPVFKTPETPLKSKNTTATVTEIKDNRCEESSKGILHRATDAEKIRFKKKLAEESACLEKKFKGDIDQSLKPVEEARTVSTSKNQTPPILKVDSVALNTTSAESGPKQYHIPKEIDPSHAVQTESCSPVKLPQTKCVSPLHTMPNEGSLSANDSQTLAQSLSNISSTCPDTVPLDYKSTSDLAIVDTCVPSKYGHEDTNPSRAFSTNGICSTQHPADSSQHLSETGADFLKHSTPIGAERSTTENAYSQHHSATEENSSQQYNLMEAGSTKPENKPSQKSTSAEADFSQHTPASKTEPTSLCKEFSLHPTATECGTSQKFPVTTEADSFQQPTAVESESLHHSTTIEAACSQPTETREISSHPPSKTRTDFCQQSTAAESEKSQQCTAVSSDFSKHPPAVRANSSEHPTAAEMGSSQFSTASVVDSTQHHMAKESTQPFIQPIAPATTSSQHFSAMETDSSQQPTATTADSSQHRSATGTNSSQEPTQMETHPSQKPIAVERDSSQLPTAAATESSLQSTTTVTDSPQQPNAIEANPSQKSIAFETGTSQQSTASMVDAMKQLTASEADTPQSHTATESDLSTEPFKQLPLLGAGSSQDPNATVTDSSQQPAATVVGSFQMLNAADKDSSQQSTSTDTDSSQQPIAAEIVLSQQPIETFTDSSLKSTSRDTDSSQQPTATNVDSSREITAADTDSSQTSTATEVDSSQKITAADTDSSQMSTATEVDSSRGITAADTDSSQASTATEVDPSQETTSADTDSSQKSTATETDSCPEPIAAVTDTSQKSASTDTDSSQQPTATDTDSSQEPTAKETDSSQEPTAKETDSFQQPIATEDSFQELTAKDTDSFQQPVATQVDSSREPSAAETDSSPEPTAAATDTSQESTAQITDSSQLSAAAEIGSSWESIAADTDSSYYLTATDTDFSDTDSSQQLAATETDTSQKMTATTTDSFQQSFATEIDSSQQLTITESGFSQNPTKMETDTSKLPTETENEPPQDITTNKPEKKDENLTEAFSKVIPIPEVNITQKDNSISQNAVITDLSSSAEHSQSDTVTPCDSQVELNQTQAWAEPCVTPTVKHSDSGALTSLDSMEVSSAQPQGSPEPCLSSNEINSTQGIALLQSSLSSNPMESSCQNDLKPEKMNECQKSETITEQIQSHDTSAVDAGPKTAQIEVSTAIDSNEVDKIKQTTPEVENTVTNLAEVSEKSHMTVHSNSENQSSVAENAKPTMSAHQTSTANVISCSNLRDDTKVLLEQISAKNQSRSSQSKQTATPNEAKKGEVNSGDKLFSNYSGRPWTSKATPEEREILLQKMEQMRKERKVYSRFEAS
- the fam83ha gene encoding protein FAM83H isoform X7 produces the protein MAHRSQCSSAGDNPLDPNYLPPHYREEYRMAVDALVEADLEGYYGFLQEADVVDFLARSELEYIKRMVKAPHHTAQPERRYMAEDVDGSSDTYWPVHSDHDAPSLDLGWPQHYRFVGPTEVTTLVNPSDPEMPSIKEQVRRMIKNAQQVIAVVMDMFTDVDIFADILGAATRGVAVYVLLDEINAHHFVAMVNNCRVNLDAIKFMRVRTVCGSTYYCRTGKTFKGQMMDRFILVDCRAVLSGNYSFMWSFEKIHRCLAHLFLGQLVTTFDEEFRILFAHSEPLVVENVLANMPHYGGEPESYYNTEKSQMFNRKYPTMGMEWAGRTTEDQMKLGYKMLPFRSESIHSASEANPSVQKHMNLHAAPQFRGDPQFIEHGRQMRGPNEMAGFKRHSYGSIPDYEYMPPQSHPTMRGNQYMEGAMPQGGQFGREPCIYQGAGLQSGYDVYGRFRGQGQHIDQFSGPGYTREGDEAEPPGAYDHIQRYLQSQPAMEEGHGPRNALPPVQSNLRRHSMGQSYACQTSPTQPNPPEQKRFFNASRKPQDVSQKQGLRDWRISSYLSAYDDAGELDLVELEGSSACDDIPCFTQEAPRGPVRAEIRPGNREFNRIPSPRENPKFVQIQNDSVLPDILGNPSSDLSQINIKTTPASTSESSCTTEGDKVEETQNREPKETSWVSEEFLKRKPSRPVQRSSRLRHSLIFSSNLELNTPEDMKDTAGEKDGDEASKLTARVSQILDKRRTGSPFQPFQWSSFGKSATFDNSTSESAQPEDELNKTGKTSDVGQVENCQNLRRNSVKSDVQEKDLPQTVPERNTQSPSNLLQKSSSFIDMNDPDCRLRYFKELAAKRKLATAKSSQTNPIKATQKFTLPEKPSTSDADKKTGPVFKTPETPLKSKNTTATVTEIKDNRCEESSKGILHRATDAEKIRFKKKLAEESACLEKKFKGDIDQSLKPVEEARTVSTSKNQTPPILKVDSVALNTTSAESGPKQYHIPKEIDPSHAVQTESCSPVKLPQTKCVSPLHTMPNEGSLSANDSQTLAQSLSNISSTCPDTVPLDYKSTSDLAIVDTCVPSKYGHEDTNPSRAFSTNGICSTQHPADSSQHLSETGADFLKHSTPIGAERSTTENAYSQHHSATEENSSQQYNLMEAGSTKPENKPSQKSTSAEADFSQHTPASKTEPTSLCKEFSLHPTATECGTSQKFPVTTEADSFQQPTAVESESLHHSTTIEAACSQPTETREISSHPPSKTRTDFCQQSTAAESEKSQQCTAVSSDFSKHPPAVRANSSEHPTAAEMGSSQFSTASVVDSTQHHMAKESTQPFIQPIAPATTSSQHFSAMETDSSQQPTATTADSSQHRSATGTNSSQEPTQMETHPSQKPIAVERDSSQLPTAAATESSLQSTTTVTDSPQQPNAIEANPSQKSIAFETGTSQQSTASMVDAMKQLTASEADTPQSHTATESDLSTEPFKQLPLLGAGSSQDPNATVTDSSQQPAATVVGSFQMLNAADKDSSQQSTSTDTDSSQQPIAAEIVLSQQPIETFTDSSLKSTSRDTDSSQQPTATNVDSSQKITAADTDSSQMSTATEVDSSRGITAADTDSSQASTATEVDPSQETTSADTDSSQKSTATETDSCPEPIAAVTDTSQKSASTDTDSSQQPTATDTDSSQEPTAKETDSSQEPTAKETDSFQQPIATEDSFQELTAKDTDSFQQPVATQVDSSREPSAAETDSSPEPTAAATDTSQESTAQITDSSQLSAAAEIGSSWESIAADTDSSYYLTATDTDFSDTDSSQQLAATETDTSQKMTATTTDSFQQSFATEIDSSQQLTITESGFSQNPTKMETDTSKLPTETENEPPQDITTNKPEKKDENLTEAFSKVIPIPEVNITQKDNSISQNAVITDLSSSAEHSQSDTVTPCDSQVELNQTQAWAEPCVTPTVKHSDSGALTSLDSMEVSSAQPQGSPEPCLSSNEINSTQGIALLQSSLSSNPMESSCQNDLKPEKMNECQKSETITEQIQSHDTSAVDAGPKTAQIEVSTAIDSNEVDKIKQTTPEVENTVTNLAEVSEKSHMTVHSNSENQSSVAENAKPTMSAHQTSTANVISCSNLRDDTKVLLEQISAKNQSRSSQSKQTATPNEAKKGEVNSGDKLFSNYSGRPWTSKATPEEREILLQKMEQMRKERKVYSRFEAS
- the fam83ha gene encoding serine-rich adhesin for platelets isoform X1: MAHRSQCSSAGDNPLDPNYLPPHYREEYRMAVDALVEADLEGYYGFLQEADVVDFLARSELEYIKRMVKAPHHTAQPERRYMAEDVDGSSDTYWPVHSDHDAPSLDLGWPQHYRFVGPTEVTTLVNPSDPEMPSIKEQVRRMIKNAQQVIAVVMDMFTDVDIFADILGAATRGVAVYVLLDEINAHHFVAMVNNCRVNLDAIKFMRVRTVCGSTYYCRTGKTFKGQMMDRFILVDCRAVLSGNYSFMWSFEKIHRCLAHLFLGQLVTTFDEEFRILFAHSEPLVVENVLANMPHYGGEPESYYNTEKSQMFNRKYPTMGMEWAGRTTEDQMKLGYKMLPFRSESIHSASEANPSVQKHMNLHAAPQFRGDPQFIEHGRQMRGPNEMAGFKRHSYGSIPDYEYMPPQSHPTMRGNQYMEGAMPQGGQFGREPCIYQGAGLQSGYDVYGRFRGQGQHIDQFSGPGYTREGDEAEPPGAYDHIQRYLQSQPAMEEGHGPRNALPPVQSNLRRHSMGQSYACQTSPTQPNPPEQKRFFNASRKPQDVSQKQGLRDWRISSYLSAYDDAGELDLVELEGSSACDDIPCFTQEAPRGPVRAEIRPGNREFNRIPSPRENPKFVQIQNDSVLPDILGNPSSDLSQINIKTTPASTSESSCTTEGDKVEETQNREPKETSWVSEEFLKRKPSRPVQRSSRLRHSLIFSSNLELNTPEDMKDTAGEKDGDEASKLTARVSQILDKRRTGSPFQPFQWSSFGKSATFDNSTSESAQPEDELNKTGKTSDVGQVENCQNLRRNSVKSDVQEKDLPQTVPERNTQSPSNLLQKSSSFIDMNDPDCRLRYFKELAAKRKLATAKSSQTNPIKATQKFTLPEKPSTSDADKKTGPVFKTPETPLKSKNTTATVTEIKDNRCEESSKGILHRATDAEKIRFKKKLAEESACLEKKFKGDIDQSLKPVEEARTVSTSKNQTPPILKVDSVALNTTSAESGPKQYHIPKEIDPSHAVQTESCSPVKLPQTKCVSPLHTMPNEGSLSANDSQTLAQSLSNISSTCPDTVPLDYKSTSDLAIVDTCVPSKYGHEDTNPSRAFSTNGICSTQHPADSSQHLSETGADFLKHSTPIGAERSTTENAYSQHHSATEENSSQQYNLMEAGSTKPENKPSQKSTSAEADFSQHTPASKTEPTSLCKEFSLHPTATECGTSQKFPVTTEADSFQQPTAVESESLHHSTTIEAACSQPTETREISSHPPSKTRTDFCQQSTAAESEKSQQCTAVSSDFSKHPPAVRANSSEHPTAAEMGSSQFSTASVVDSTQHHMAKESTQPFIQPIAPATTSSQHFSAMETDSSQQPTATTADSSQHRSATGTNSSQEPTQMETHPSQKPIAVERDSSQLPTAAATESSLQSTTTVTDSPQQPNAIEANPSQKSIAFETGTSQQSTASMVDAMKQLTASEADTPQSHTATESDLSTEPFKQLPLLGAGSSQDPNATVTDSSQQPAATVVGSFQMLNAADKDSSQQSTSTDTDSSQQPIAAEIVLSQQPIETFTDSSLKSTSRDTDSSQQPTATNVDSSREITAADTDSSRTSTATEVDFSQEITAADTDSSKTSTATEVDSSREITAVDTDSSKTFTATEVDFSREITAADTDSSKTSTATEVDSSREITAADTDSSQTSTATEVDSSQKITAADTDSSQMSTATEVDSSRGITAADTDSSQASTATEVDPSQETTSADTDSSQKSTATETDSCPEPIAAVTDTSQKSASTDTDSSQQPTATDTDSSQEPTAKETDSSQEPTAKETDSFQQPIATEDSFQELTAKDTDSFQQPVATQVDSSREPSAAETDSSPEPTAAATDTSQESTAQITDSSQLSAAAEIGSSWESIAADTDSSYYLTATDTDFSDTDSSQQLAATETDTSQKMTATTTDSFQQSFATEIDSSQQLTITESGFSQNPTKMETDTSKLPTETENEPPQDITTNKPEKKDENLTEAFSKVIPIPEVNITQKDNSISQNAVITDLSSSAEHSQSDTVTPCDSQVELNQTQAWAEPCVTPTVKHSDSGALTSLDSMEVSSAQPQGSPEPCLSSNEINSTQGIALLQSSLSSNPMESSCQNDLKPEKMNECQKSETITEQIQSHDTSAVDAGPKTAQIEVSTAIDSNEVDKIKQTTPEVENTVTNLAEVSEKSHMTVHSNSENQSSVAENAKPTMSAHQTSTANVISCSNLRDDTKVLLEQISAKNQSRSSQSKQTATPNEAKKGEVNSGDKLFSNYSGRPWTSKATPEEREILLQKMEQMRKERKVYSRFEAS